A single region of the Amphiura filiformis chromosome 7, Afil_fr2py, whole genome shotgun sequence genome encodes:
- the LOC140156384 gene encoding uncharacterized protein, whose amino-acid sequence MSSNSSSDINPGGLVETQVSVYADGTIGTTVLHSSGDDGGDDFWSNGTSNDAKPYIPPNARLKIKGECDSTSSSSPDERQKAARKKKSCPGTSKQSSELDANQNHSDNVGPSQQANGSPRPQIAVSQVSQPETRETHRSHFAPSGNVTPPEEDHKTALVNRGVVVQGSESGLADSHSSSTGIGSSGDTSSDGSSRDSDTSARDEQPDPFLEVLKSSSSDVDVGCHSNQPQQSSFHSNSIIDGASNDNLLASSEVVAVDKPDIAGVAVPSNNASSGAHGGGGASNAGFSDVDLKKAEKVPETAGYVVSSCEENLPSYQLADGVSFEANIVVAVAEGLDTWTYLIFLKHLGLTPTDDGTNVSSVSAYILQSLLQWWKHQDNPTIEPILYALKKSGNGRLRDKVIKQFCKLE is encoded by the exons ATGTCCTCCAATTCATCTAGTGATATAAACCCAGGTGGCTTAGTTGAGACACAGGTGTCAGTGTATGCTGATGGTACCATTGGAACTACTGTTCTTCACTCTTCAG gagatgatggtggtgatgatttTTGGAGTAATGGTACATCAAATGATGCTAAACCCTATATACCACCAAATGCTCGCCTGAAAATAAAAG GTGAATGTGATTCAACTTCATCAAGCTCTCCTGATGAAAGGCAAAAAGCAGCACGCAAAAAGAAAAGCTGCCCTGGAACATCCAAGCAAAGTAGTGAACTGGATGCCAATCAAAACCACAGTGACAATGTGGGACCAAGTCAGCAAGCTAATGGTTCTCCTCGTCCACAAATTGCTGTCAGCCAAGTGAGCCAACCAGAAACAAGAGAGACACATCGTAGCCATTTTGCACCTTCTGGAAATGTGACTCCACCGGAGGAAGATCATAAGACAGCTCTTGTTAACAGAGGGGTGGTTGTCCAAGGATCTGAATCTGGACTTGCTGACTCTCATTCCAGCTCAACTGGCATTGGTTCTAGTGGTGACACATCATCTGATGGTTCTTCCAGAGATAGTGACACATCCGCAAGAGATGAGCAACCTGATCCCTTTCTTGAAGTGTTAAAAAGTTCATCCAGTGATGTTGATGTAGGGTGTCATAGCAACCAACCTCAACAAAGCAGTTTCCATAGCAACAGTATCATTGATGGAGCATCAAATGACAACCTTTTGGCATCCTCTGAGGTTGTTGCAGTAGATAAACCTGACATTGCTGGTGTGGCAGTACCAAGTAATAATGCTTCTAGTGGTGCTCATGGTGGTGGTGGAGCTAGCAATGCCGGTTTCAGTGATGTTGACTTAAAAAAGGCTGAGAAAGTACCTGAGACTGCTGGATATGTAGTATCAAGTTGCGAAGAAAACTTGCCCTCCTATCAACTTGCAG ATGGTGTCAGTTTTGAGGCTAATATTGTTGTGGCAGTAGCAGAAGGTTTGGACACCTGGACATACCTGATATTCCTGAAACACCTTGGACTTACGCCCACAGACGATGGCACCAACGTCAGCAGTGTTAGTGCCTACATACTGCAGAGTTTACTTCAGTGGTGGAAGCATCAAGACAACCCGACTATTGAACCAATCTTATATGCCTTGAAGAAGTCTGGCAATGGAAGACTCAGGGATAAAGTCATTAAGCAATTTTGTAAGCTGGAGTAA